From the genome of Rhizobium sp. NXC24, one region includes:
- a CDS encoding DUF5324 family protein, protein MLAQGVISTPKISYFSLLIVIGLTVFMAVYEVPGILRDWVINQNPVMLDSGDIRDGKCSTQKGLFTTCSAHLNYTYNAQTYDTDVEIMFVDLHVGDYETNLVISGDHPDLATLSIGIDMLWNRIITLVVFVAVLGGASITIIFQILRAMRIRGQLRRPAQLVPVPVEITAFDRRRERLAVTYADKIAGRKTGRTAQTQFEPGQEPLLIGEKGGKAVALAVWHGGTALPVLLDERLERIEMAAEERATALAPLVAELGGRPPQLLAQRKKGPTIWARFARFFLVVLLIAGGVFGYWLWYVTSADSQFTSPAMDINNMMPVPLNRWGCDQLKKRFGDQRAPFGCTASDYTSWK, encoded by the coding sequence GTGCTTGCTCAGGGTGTGATTTCAACGCCGAAAATCAGCTACTTCTCGTTGCTGATAGTGATCGGCCTGACCGTTTTCATGGCGGTTTATGAAGTGCCGGGCATCCTGAGGGATTGGGTGATCAATCAAAATCCCGTCATGCTTGATAGCGGGGATATTCGAGACGGAAAATGCTCGACCCAAAAGGGCTTGTTTACCACCTGCTCGGCTCATCTCAACTATACGTACAATGCTCAGACCTATGACACGGATGTCGAGATCATGTTTGTCGACCTCCATGTCGGTGATTATGAAACGAATCTTGTCATTTCCGGGGACCACCCGGATTTGGCGACCCTTAGCATCGGCATTGATATGCTCTGGAACCGAATCATAACGCTTGTCGTTTTCGTTGCTGTTCTCGGCGGCGCCTCCATCACCATAATTTTTCAAATCTTGCGTGCCATGCGTATCCGCGGGCAACTGCGCCGTCCCGCTCAACTCGTGCCGGTCCCGGTGGAAATCACGGCATTCGATCGGCGGCGCGAGCGATTGGCGGTGACTTATGCGGATAAGATAGCCGGCCGAAAGACCGGACGAACGGCGCAGACACAATTCGAGCCCGGGCAGGAACCTCTGCTCATCGGCGAAAAGGGCGGCAAGGCCGTGGCACTCGCCGTGTGGCATGGAGGCACGGCTCTACCGGTACTTCTCGATGAGCGTCTGGAGCGAATTGAGATGGCGGCGGAAGAGCGAGCAACAGCCCTTGCTCCGCTGGTTGCCGAACTCGGCGGGCGCCCACCGCAGCTCCTCGCGCAGAGAAAGAAAGGGCCGACCATCTGGGCGCGGTTCGCCAGATTCTTCCTCGTCGTGCTGCTGATCGCCGGTGGCGTTTTTGGCTATTGGCTCTGGTATGTGACCAGCGCGGATTCGCAGTTCACTTCGCCCGCCATGGATATCAACAATATGATGCCGGTTCCCCTTAACCGATGGGGCTGCGATCAGCTCAAGAAGCGTTTCGGCGATCAACGGGCGCCTTTCGGATGCACCGCTTCAGACTACACGAGCTGGAAGTGA